acaaaacacacatcacgacaagagacaacacaacactacataaagagagacctaagacgacaacaacagcatggcagcaacacatgacaacacagcatggtagcaacacaacatggtagcagcacaacacatggtacaaacattattgggcacagacaacagcacaaagggcaagaaggtagagacaacaatacatcacgcaaagcagccacgactgtcagtaagagtgtccatgaatgagtctttgaatgaagagattgagaaaactcgttgcagctcgttccagtcgctagctgcagcgaactgaaaagagtagtgatccagggatgtgtgtgctttggggacctttaacagaatgtgactggcagaacaggtgttgtatgtggaggatgagtgCTGCAGTAGAtatcagataggggggagtgaggcctaagataattgtataaataagcatcaaccagtgggtcttgtgacaggtatacagagatgaccagtttacagaggagtatagagtgcagtgatgtgtcctataaggagcattggtggcaaatctgaatagccaaatggtaaagaacatctagccgctcgagagcacccttacctgccgatctatttattatgtctccgtaatctagcatgggcaGGAGGGtcttctgaatcagggttagtttggcagctggggtgaaagaggagcgattacgatagaggaaaccaagtctagatttaaccttagcctgcagctttgatatgtgctgagataaggacagtgtaccatctagccatactcccaagtacttgtatgaggtgactacctcaagctcgaacccctcagaggtagtaatcacacctgggGGGAGAGGGGCTTTCTTCTttccaaaccacatgacctttgttttggaggtgttcagaacaaggttaagggcagagaaagcttgttggacactaagaaagctttgttgtataGCGTTTAACACAAGATCCGGGGATTGGCCAATCCAGGGGAGTATaaaactgtatcatctgcatataagtGGATGAGATAAATGGATGCTAACACGTTTAGGTAGTTTAACGGCCTGCTAACTTAGCAATCTAAAAATGTTTAGCTGACATAGGCTAATTAACTGACATAACaggagaaaaactgctgatgcgcTACCACGTTTAGAAatggcaccttgtgtattctaccaagttgagaccctgactgagttccccctggggggggggggggggtttatcaAGTTGCACATCCCTGAGGTGGCATTGGGACTCAGCACTGCAATGGGGTGCTGCAGATGGTGTGTGATGAGTAGCTGTTTCTATcagtcccgtctctctctctggcagtaATCAGCACAGTGCtgtaccagagactgacagagagagtgtgtcgACTCAgccctctctgtcctctgcccAGTCAGGCCCAACTGGGTGTGTTCATGTTGTTGGCCCATTAAAAACAGACCCAACTTTCTCCATGAcgtttctctgtctttctgtgcAGTTCAACAGTGCACTCTTCTCATAAGAATCACGTGGCAATTTAAGATTTTTGATTCTAAGCAGATTACTCTCAAAATCCTCAGAAACAATGCTACTGGTTGATTTGGTGGGTATTGAAATACTCTTACAGGTCATACATGTACAGAAGTAGGCTGAGAACCTACAACAGCCTAGTGTATTCTTATATTAGATGTATGTAGTGCATTCTTATAACATTTCATTAATTGGTGAATACAGTTCTTGTACTACTGCATTTGGGAGTTGAAACATCTGAATATTGGTGTAGTGTGTACAGTCACAGTTGTAGAGGCaggtttttttgttttttttacccacCATTCTCTGTGCTATTAGGCCTAGCTCTGTCCAAACACATTATTGTCATGACGGTCAGAGATGTGTTTTTGACTTTGCTTGGTTGCTCTTCAATGTGTTCGGTCTGCCGGGCGTCGCCTTTCCGCTACGTGCCCCAACGCCTCACTCTTTTTATGTCTGAACTTGAAGTGCCCTAAGAAGCCCTGCCTCCCATGGTTTCTCAACCCAATAGAGGCAGACTGTTCTCCCTCTGGATCAGAGAACAGATTAGCTGACCAACGGTGTGTACAAGACTGAAGTGCATGGTTGCATCTTAATAGTTGAAAGTGTCTACCTCGTCTCCTCGCTTTCATCTTTCTGCACTGATGTGTAAACGCGTATGAGCGATGAAAGAAATAGGCCTATGATAGGCAGACTACCTCCTGGGAAATTGCTATCACCTCTCCAGTTCTTTCATATTCAGACGGTGATCAGCAGTGTTGGCAATGATTGTATGGTTTTTGGTGAATGGTGACAATAAGCTTTGAAATCAGCATATTTTGCTTTATGGTTTGCGTATTATAACAAACAAAATGCTAGGGTTGTGAATTGATAAACTAGCAAGGAAAGTTAGCCTACAAAGCTGGAAGCTATCGGTAGCTTCTTACATTGtaaagtgttctagcctgtaATGGACATTGTTTCGCGAACAGTAATTAACAGTTGCAACATTTCTACATGccgtgttgcattattcaagtgtgttaacttctgtgcagcatAAAGGGGAAATCGGCTTCGTTGATAGACAGGCTTGATCGTCTCTCAATCAGTAGATGACGTGAGACACATTTGATATTGATAGAAGGACCGAAAGTAACACCTTCTAGTACCAAACATtttttcatgttctagtatcGAAAAAGTACCATGCAACACTAGTATTCTATAATATTCCGTGCAGTTACAGGAAAGGCGACAAGGACAGGAAGACATTTTAGACCATTGAGATGCACCCCAACTCTAGCaagcatctcaatagtctgaaatggcttcctctccttgtcgCCCGGTGAGATCCCtaacaaaaaaagattgcagttgaCTCAAACTAAAGTGTAAGAATGGACTAGGATGAGGCCTGAGATTAAACAGGTAGTGGACAGCCAGGGAAGAAGGTAAATTGGTGGTTTAGTGACTGCACAAGGCTGGAATGTTGTCCGGAATCTCACACCCAAATTGAAGGAACGTCCCTCATGTTCCACATTACAAAGACAAACATGTCCACTAAAGTAATAGAAGTTAACACTGTTACTCATTTCCAGGTGACAGCGATAAGACTCCTTTTGAAATAGAATACCTAGTGTTTAACACGAATCAACATTTTCCAAAGCAACGTCAAGAACTGGATACACCATTTTCAGTCACTTGTTCGCACCCCACctaagtaatttaaaaaaaaatatatttaactaggcaagtccgttaagaacatatttttatttacaatgactgcctacaccggccaaacccggacgacgccggtccaattgtgcgccgcccaattacagccggttgtgatacagcctggattcaaaccagggtgtctgtagggacgactctagcactgagatgcagtgccttagaccgccgcgccactcgggagccccaatggTAGTAATGGTCGGAGAAACACTGGTTGGGCTAAAGAGAGTGTGTTTGGAGCACAGGATTAGAATTGTCCTTAAGTTTGCTGACCTAAAGATAAGCTTGGAAATTATACTGCCCATGAACCTGCCCTATGGGAGTCACGCAGCATTGTGCGACGGAGACGAAACATGAGAAATGGCGATGCCATTCAGCAGCATTTGGGACAAGGCATAGTGGTTTCTTCAGCACATATAAATGAGCTGAGTCAGACTGTTTCTCATTCTTACTGAACAGTCGGTTGTTTCATTGCCTTTAGTGGGAGGCACCTTAAAGAGGAACAAGAACACTGTGAAACATTCGGTCTCCGACCTAAACGATACCCTGCGTACACAACACAAGAACTTGTGTCAAGTTATGAATGGCGGGGCGCCACACGTCTATGTAGTGTCCCTACACAATACGGAGCTACTTGTACGTCTTCCACGCGCACACATGTTTTAAATCAAGGCTTAGTTGACAACATGGATCCCTTTGACCAACTACCACTCTGTGTCATAGACCGTTCTGTGGAGGGAACAAAAAAATATAGGGATTTCCATGTGTTCAATATGGTGGGATATCGGCCTAGGTTATGAAACTGAACCACAGCACGACCTATATTCCTGTATCCATACGTGTACCAGGTATGATGTAGGCCAACTGTAAACTCGCTCTGTGGAAAGACTCCAAAAGAGTCCAGTTCATTTCAATTGCTCTAAAACCATTATTTGGCCAACAGTAATAGCCTATGCATTATTTTGATTCCTGCTATGAAAGTATCTGCCTTTCCCTGTTTCACTGTCGGGTGCTGACTCTTATTCCCTCTCCCCACTGTGCGCACGGAGGAGAGAGCGATGCCTTCTGAGAAGCACAAGCATATGAAAGTTGCTATAAAGAAAATGCTATTGCGGGGAAAAGACCGTTTTCAAAGCAACGACTGTTTTTCTAGTTCTGTAGAGGAGAGTCTCAGATTTCTGAGAGTAGATCATGTATTTCTCACCTCTTAATATTGGGTCCATGACTATAGTCTATAGTTCGTTTTGAGTTGCCCGCGGAGTGTGAAGTTTGCAATGAATAGGCTAGCCTAGCGCTGGGAAGTTTTTGTAGGACATTAGCCTACATTTACTGATAGCCATGTAGGCTAATTGATTAATCTATCTAGCAACAATATCATATTTAGAGTTAGCAATCTAGCGAAGAGTGTCCACTTCCTCAGGTGGTGAATAATATAGGCCAATGTGCACAACGATGCCGGAAAATTCTCTGAATAGCCCACAATAAATCTGATCATTCTGGATCCAATTTTGCCaggttgcacatcaaaatatcaGTGTATGGTATGCGCAATACTGTCGGGGGTACACCAAGTAAAAATGtgataaattatatatataatatatatatatgcttttgtatataaaaaaataaataaacacgttttcaaacagtacatttatattttccaacagggctatacatttgggtgaggtttattTCTCgtctgagtagcctcgtttcactgccaaaaataaaattaaaccatctagtgttcagcgaaatagcaacacaatgtcaaatcaaatcaagtttattttatatagcccttcgtacatcagctaatatctcgaagtgctgtacagaaacccagcctaaaaccccaaacagcaagcaatgcaggtgtagaagcacggtggctgggaaaaactccctagaaaggccaaaacctaggaagaaacctagaggggaaccaggctatgaggtagcctagtcaaataattaacatccaatcacattaactgttactctagcgcagacatttagaaattaaacatgacaatttgaaaaataagccgcaggagttttttgagcgagaataaagactaCTTTCgggtagtaagacatgtataaaagcaacagataccattaataagaaggggctagaagcgtcttatatggtgagctaccgagtgactagcacaggcaagccccatactattgtggaggacttaattcttcctgatgccgtggatatggctggaggaaaaggccaaaaaaactaaaCAGACAATGCctccatcaaacaacactgtttcacgacacatcagtgacatggcaggagatgttttgaaacaattactgcttcgcatacaagccagtgaattatatgcgttacagctggatgagtcaacagacgtggcgggcctggcacagctcctggtatatatGTCCGTTACGCTTATgaggggtcaattaaggaagacaacGTCTTCTGAAAACCAGTGGAAACCAGGATATCATGACAGGatattttttaaagtactggacagctttgtgacatcaaatggactttggtggtcaagatgtgttggtatctgtactgatggcgcaaacgccatgacagggagacatagtggagtggtaacgcgcgtgcaagcagttgctcccgatgccacttgggtacactgcagcatccaccgagaggctcttgctgccaagggaatgcctgacagcttgaaagatgttttggacatcACTTTGAAAATGGTTatctttgttaaagcaaggcccctgaactctcatgtattttctgcattatacAATGAtgtgggcagcgaccatgtaacgcttttacaacatacagaagtgtgctggttatcatagtattgacacgtttttttgaattgagagacgagcttaaaatGTTCTTTACTGagcataattttcacttgtctgaccgcttgcaagatgacgagtttctcacacgactggcctatctgggtggtgttttttctcgcctgaatgatctgattctacaattacagggactctcctcaactatattcaatgtgtgggacaaaactgcggctatgattaagaagttggagctcttttctgtctgcattaacaagtacaatacacaggtctttccatcattgtataattttttgtgtgcaaatgaactcaagcttacggacaatgtcaaatgtgatatagcgaagcacctgagtgagctgggtgcacaattacacaggtactttcccgaaatggacgacacaaacaattggattcgttatcccttacatgccctgcctccagtccacttaccgatatctgaacaagagcgCCTCATCGAagttgcaacaagcggttctgtgaaaattttatttaatcagaagccactgccagatttctggatagggctgcgctcagagtttcttgccttggcaaatcgcgctgttaaaacactgatgccctttgcaaccacgtacctatgtgagaatggattctcggccctcactagcacgaaaactaaatacaggcacagactgtatgtgggaaatgatttaagactgagactctctccaatacaacccaacattgcagagttatgtgcatcctttcaagcacacccttctcattaacctgtggtgagttattcacaatttgtgatgaacaaataaggttttatatgtaaaatggctaaataaagagcaaaattattgattattgttatttgtgccctggatctataagagctctttgttacTTCCCATgtgccgggttgtgacaaaaactcacactcattcttatgtaaCTGTCAAATAAGTAAGTAActgtcaaataaaatcaatcaaaaCTCAACATTTTACATTGAAATCCCTAATGATTTATTATATTTCTCTCCTATCTGCCTCTTTCTCAGGTGTTTGATAACTATGCGGTGACCGTGATGATCGGAGGGGAGCCCTACACTCTGGGGCTGTTCGATACAGCGGGTAAAACAAAATGGCCGCTCCCCGCTACATGAGCTCTTATTAACTACAGTGTCTTGAGCATCGACTTGCAATACCTTCTTCTCACTCACCATGGTCTGCCTGTATTACTTTCACATGGTGCTTACATTGGGATTATGGATTGGGTTTCTCTCCAGCCATCTAAGCGTTTGAACGTTGCATGGGTAACTCACCTTGTGCACTAGCCTATGTAGTGATAGGATTTACCATGGTgtctaaatgtgtttttgtgtttgtgagTTAGTCTACTGGTGTGTTAGTCCACTGAGCTCAATTATTCGCTAGATAATGTAGAGTCCGTTGTGTAGTTGTCTTATTTAGGCTTGTTCTTGCATATGAAAGGTAGCCTTGATGTAAACTCCTCAAAtgtttgctgtctctctctgtcgccctCCCCAGGTCAGGAGGACTATGACAGACTGCGACCACTCAGCTACCCCCAGACAGACGTCTTCCTTGTGTGTTTCTCTGTCGTATCGCCCTCCTCCTTTGAGAACGTCCGCGAGAAGGTGTGTGTGGAATATAACTTTAGTGTCCATTGGTTAGAACGTATGAGTCATCTGCCTTTCACAACACccccagatacacacacacacacacacacacacgtgggacTAGTGTTTTCTAGCCCATGTCTTTACACCTGTGTTTCTCTATAAACATAGCATTATGTTCTTCTTTGGTTTGGGTGTTTTGTGAGTTGGGGTTAGtgttctttctctcccctccctctttctctccattacTCACACCTGCATAAAATGATTTACAACATGAAACCCTCCCATACTCTATGGACATAATATACTGCAGGATCAGAACCTAATatgccccccccccttcctctcccacaGTGGGTCCCAGAGATCTCCCACCATTGTCCGCGTACACCCTTCCTGCTGGTGGGCACCCAGATGGACCTGAGGGACGACAGCAACACAGTGGAGAAGCTGGCTAAGAACAAGCAGCGGCCCCTGGCCCCCGAGAGCGGAGACAAGCTGGCCCGGGACCTCCGGGCCGTCAAATATGTGGAGTGCTCCGCCCTCACCCaggtgcgtgtctgtgtgtgtgagacacaaTCTCTATCTCCTAAGTCTGGCCCTGATTCAGGGAAACAGGAAATGGTGGGTGTGAGTGGCTTGTGTGGTTTCTGAAAAGTAACTTCCTCTCACTCTGTTCTCCTTTGTGATGATAGATGCCATACTTACTCACTTCAAACTACTACCGGATGATGGCTACTGTTAACAGCATTTCATAGTGCCATCTTGTGCAACTGTGGCCATTGTGAAACTAGGCTAGTGGGTCAATAAGTAAATTTACTTACTTAttcctctttttttctctctctctctctctctctcagcgagGTCTGAAGAACGTGTTTGATGAGGCCATCCTGGCGGCGCTGGAGCCGCCAGAGACCAAGCCCAAGAAACGCTGTGCACtcttataaaacattttttaaatggggCCAAAGAGCCAGGGGAAAGACCGAATTTAAAAGACAGACAGGCGGACACAGGAACAGACAGGGAGGGGTGTAACGCTGGGAGGGGTGTAgagggagggagcaagagaggACAAGTGAGACATTCGTTTAACAGTGCCTTCAGCGATAGAGGTGGGGAGGGGCGATGTTGGGTGGATGGGTAACAAACAGACAGAAATAAATCACAATGTGTAATAGAATGTAACAAGCTGATCAATTCTCTTCCTAACCAGTATAGTCCTTCTTAAAAGGAGACCGACTGAGCAATATAGGGAAGAGACAAGGTTTTGAAACCTCTATTGCCTTATAGTTACAGGACAAATGAAATGGGTTTGACAGAAAGAGGTAGACTGTGTGGAGTTTATTTTGTGTTTGATGATACTAAAAACTGACTGGAAAAATTTGCTAACGGCACGCAATCTTGACGTTCACACACCTGCTTTACTCCCTTCAACCCAAAACGGCTTCTCTCTTTCAAACTGCCCGCCATAGTTTTGAAAATCCTGCGTCTTCAAACATGAACTATTCTGCTTCACTCGCTATCTGCCGTCACCGCTCCAATGGGAACTACAAGCGCTTCTTACTTCCTCTTGGTTTTCACTGCTCCCTAAAGGCAATAACAGGAACTGAATTCCCACTCGCTTTTTTGTTGCCATTTATTGTTTTAGAGATGATGGTGTATTATTGATGGTAATAAgagtattatatattttttggctCTTTATTTCTGGGATACCCCTAGTGGTTAGTGGTTTGgactcttgttttttttttttatatatatatttttattattaatTTGATGGTTGTGTGCCAATGTGTTGAGTGTCACTGGTTTCATTTGACATAACAATCATAATATGCCTCTAATGACTACGTAGCTGGATGTGATGTCAGTAGTAATAACAGCAAAAAGCAATAATGGTTATGAGTAACAATAATAGCTCTTTTGAAGCATCCTCATCTGGTtgtttgaaataaataaaaatacttgaaCTTGAAAACTCTAGTCAATTTCcccatttatttttattgaacctttatttaactaggcagagtgaaggaaaagcatacTATACTATTATTTTTATGTAtattatatttgtgtgtgtgtgtatatatatatatatgtgtacagtagcagtcaaaag
This region of Salvelinus namaycush isolate Seneca chromosome 32, SaNama_1.0, whole genome shotgun sequence genomic DNA includes:
- the LOC120027141 gene encoding cell division control protein 42 homolog, whose translation is MQTIKCVVVGDGAVGKTCLLISYTTNKFPSEYVPTVFDNYAVTVMIGGEPYTLGLFDTAGQEDYDRLRPLSYPQTDVFLVCFSVVSPSSFENVREKWVPEISHHCPRTPFLLVGTQMDLRDDSNTVEKLAKNKQRPLAPESGDKLARDLRAVKYVECSALTQRGLKNVFDEAILAALEPPETKPKKRCALL